Proteins from a genomic interval of Amphiura filiformis chromosome 9, Afil_fr2py, whole genome shotgun sequence:
- the LOC140160302 gene encoding LOW QUALITY PROTEIN: neuropeptides B/W receptor type 1-like (The sequence of the model RefSeq protein was modified relative to this genomic sequence to represent the inferred CDS: inserted 1 base in 1 codon), with protein MDGTQPTRFDDLTTTLTSNFGIEDDLCADVELIIVQNATEADTHTYTTGVMLFTTICLPVLLIVGIVGNVAFIYVVLRAPRMKTITNCYLVCLSIADSLFLVSAIGSKLWMFIKSPVTADDGPLGAPGCILVNFVSITTYTVSLIFITLVSLERFWGVCRPHRKRDSHRKVSIIVTVSTVLSAMLSATFMPSFAAVSVECYVWPDEPPYNTWPNVKIFCEPIKRWHDLYTNGSQTIPFFISLVVNVVLYDRIIRGLHKSMKNTQAKMSARKERDAKTRNQVAKMLVINGXGIFVCLAPFEVMSLFWMIAELRGGLFLAPTKLIIIMLYISRAMSYLNSAVNPFIYTALSVRYREAFKYVFIPARWKNIGYKASTLRNTTHNHDNNASVISFESKI; from the exons ATGGATGGCACTCAACCAACTCGATTTGACGATCTGACAACAACATTGACTTCTAACTTTGGTATAGAAGATGATCTGTGTGCCGATGTAGAACTTATTATAGTTCAAAATGCTACTGAAGCAGATACACACACATACACTACGGGTGTTATGCTATTTACAACTATTTGTTTACCAGTACTACTAATTGTTGGAATTGTTGGAAATGTAGCCTTTATATACGTGGTGTTGAGAGCACCGCGAATGAAAACTATAACCAACTGCTACTTGGTATGTTTATCAATCGCTGATTCACTATTTTTAGTGAGCGCTATTGGAAGTAAATTATGGATGTTCATAAAATCTCCGGTGACGGCTGATGATGGTCCACTTGGTGCCCCAGGTTGCATACTTGTAAATTTTGTATCCATAACTACATACACTGTTTCACTTATTTTTATTACTCTTGTGTCGCTAGAACGTTTTTGGGGTGTTTGTCGACCTCATAGAAAACGTGACTCACATCGAAAGGTATCTATCATTGTCACCGTATCAACCGTACTATCTGCTATGCTTTCTGCTACATTTATGCCTAGTTTTGCAGCTGTATCAGTGGAATGTTATGTATGGCCAGATGAGCCACCTTACAATACATGGCCAAATGTGAAAATCTTTTGCGAACCTATAAAACGGTGGCACGATCTGTACACGAATGGGTCGCAGACTATTCCCTTCTTTATATCATTAGTAGTAAATGTGGTTTTATATGACCGAATCATCCGAGGTCTCcacaaatcaatgaaaaacacaCAAGCCAAAATGTCAGCCAGAAAAGAACGTGATGCTAAAACAAGGAACCAGGTGGCGAAGATGTTAGTAATTAATG GTGGTATTTTTGTATGCTTAGCACCATTTGAAGTCATGTCACTGTTCTGGATGATTGCGGAACTTCGTGGTGGCTTGTTTCTTGCACCGACAAAACTGATTATTATTATGCTCTATATTTCAAGAGCTATGTCCTATCTCAATAGTGCTGTGAACCCTTTCATTTATACAGCATTAAGTGTGAGATACAGAGAAGCATTCAAGTATGTTTTCATTCCAGCTAGATGGAAGAATATTGGATATAAAGCCTCGACTCTAAGAAATACAACACATAACCATGACAACAACGCTAGTGTTATTTCCTTTGAATCGAAAATTTAA